The following nucleotide sequence is from Juglans microcarpa x Juglans regia isolate MS1-56 chromosome 6D, Jm3101_v1.0, whole genome shotgun sequence.
AGGAAATGGATGACGATCTGGAAATCTTTGAAGGCTCACATGATGAGTATGAAGGTAACAAGGATGCTGCACGTGCACTGATGCGTGTCAAACAAAAACTAGATGGATATGAAGATGGTGAAATGCGAAGTGTACATGGGCAGGTAATTTTGAATGTTGCTTCCAATGCACATAATCACAGCCGAATAAATCTGTTCATTTTTCCCCATACGGTGTTTAAGTTTGTGCTTGTAAGATCAACTGGCCGGTTAGTGAGCATGATGATACACCAAGATTAGAAATAAGTTTTCTTCCCATTGGTTTCTTTGTAGATGGGTGTGTCCCATCTCTAAACATTGCTCGGTCTAATATGAGCTTTTGAAAGCAGTGTTCTTGCTCAATGGTTCATATAGCCTCTTAGCCAAATCACCATTTTCAAGTTCTAGTTCATAGCATAGCCACGAGGTTGGTAACAGTGGTCTAATTTCTGTATAGTTTTCAGTTTAAGTTGATGTTTACAAGACAATCATGTGGGTCATTATCAGCCTTCCTATCTGTGCTGGGGTTGCAGGGTGGAGGGTTCTATGTTAACAATGTACACACTCTAAAAATGCTCAATTTGTACCCCAAAGTACCATTAGATTAACTTTTGCACcctaaattatgaaaattgttgTATTGACCTAAAACTGGTTTCATAAACTTCGAATTAACCCCTTAGATAGACGCAAGTCACATTGAAACCTATTGAATTTAGTGTGCACATTGCAATCTTTGTGTAGTTTGGTGTGTAAATCGAAAACTTAGGGTAGTTTAGGGTGTAATCGAGGATTAGTGAGGACTAAATTCTTGGACggccggtgccaataaaaaaaaaaaaagaaaaaagcgtagggtgtaaatttaaaaatggaTGGTAGTTCAAAGGTACAAAATGTAATTTcccctataaaaatatatatttgaggataattttttgaaaaaaacaaaaaaacaaaattaaagagaaTTCTTGTTGAAGGCCGAACCATATGCAACGGACTGGCTTTCGAACAGAATTTTGGAACCTCTTCCGTCCACTTTGGGTATATATCATCTGATGTAAAATTAAAGAGAATTCTCGTTTGCAGGTGCAACAGCTGATACAGGATGCTATTGATCCGGAGCGTTTGTGTCATATGTTTCCTGGATGGGCTTCTTGGATGTGATGAAACGGGACGCAGCAGCCACGCATACATGTTGTTGTGTATACATATAACTGCATAAATTGTAAATGACATGAATAGAACGACTAAAGCCGTACAGAGGGGTGGCTTTGCTTTTTTTTACCCATTTTCCTCTTTAGCCTTTTACCCAATCCTCTGCGAAGAAGCTGGGCCTCGCTTCTTCAACAAACACGTCTTGTAGCAGCATCCAATGACTTTAATGTTATTGTATTTATTAAAGTAGGGTCcaagacacaaaaaaaaagatgattttttttttttgtctcatttCAATTGAGTTAATTATATAGATGGGATTGCTAATTGCTAACGAAAAATTCTATGCCAgtcattatttacttttatactatctataatttatttatttttcataagatgggaatatttttttataaagtgtggaatgtttttataaaagtgaaataataaatagtaattgataatAAAGGATtattcctaaaatatcatctGAAACGAGAAAGACCAAAGCCCATAGTCTGTCTGAGCTGGAGTCTTGTCACTTGTGTAAGGTTGcccttttattatttattttttttattttttcctattcTGGAACACCAAATGAGGAGGATATTGACTTGTCTCCCAAGTAATTCACAGATCAGAGTTTTGTGTTcctatcattttatttttattattattattattattattatcataaattatttattaattataatccattttataattttttttacattataatatattttatttattaaatcaaaTGAATCCTTATCTAGATTAAataggaaagaagaaaaaataatcattatccATACAGGTGCAGAAAAAGACTATGAAGGGGCATTATGGGGTTTCGACATCAAATCAGGGGGAGAGGAATCCGACGGAGGTAACCGCCTCGCCTCGAGAGGGAaaagtaaaacataaataaaacgactggctctctctctcacacgcaAAAACAGTTTGAGCCGCTTTCACCGCCTTAGTAATATTACCAAATCTTTGGGCGGCCTTTCACCGCCTTAGTAATATTACCAAATCGTTGGGCGGTTCCtttacttcatatatatttatattctctGGTATATATAACACGAAAAGACTGTTTTCCTCTTCCCAAACTCGTAAGtaacaatattttctccattcaGTTACTATCTCACCGTCACCACACTCGCACGTCTTTCAATTACATGCATTGATTCTTCTTCTACACCAAGTTATTCCTTTATCACATCTCCTTTTGTTCATTTCGTTTAATTAATCCTTCCTCCATATAATAAATTGATGCGACCCTGTCTTTTCATTCCTATATAAATCTCCATATCTTCAAATTGCATTCTCTTTTGGATTtgatactctctttttttcttctttagtatCCATTCTTATGCAAATACGTTGCGTTCTCTGAATTCGTCGATTAGTCCTTTCCGCTCGGTCCATTTCAGCTTCTGTTTTCTTTCCATTTGGATTTCTGGGTGGGTGGTCTTTGTTCCCATTTTTCTACCTGTGTATTTAGTCTGTTTTGTCTTGGCGGTTATATTGTACAAATCGCTCTTGCATTTCTCTTACTGTGCGGTTGCGATTTCACGCTCTTTCGCTGATATGGAGAATATCAACGGAGATCAAGACCAATGTCGGCTAGCGCTCTCTCCAATTGGAAACATGAATTCTTCTCCTCATGGGTTTCAGACTACGACCTCTAACTCTTTGTCTGAACAAGAATCCGACGAGCAGTTTGGGCAAACGAGTGTGGAAGATTCGGAGTCTGACACCATTACTGATCAAGAAGCATCGGTTTCTGATTGCGAAAGCAGTGTCTCCGGTTCCCCTACTGAGCATTTCCCGGTGTTCGACGACTTGGTTAGGCTGGCTGAAGGAGATAGAGTATACGACCTCGTCAAACGGAGATTCGTGTTGGGTTTCGCTTCGCTTGGTGTGCAAGCAAAGGTAGTCGGTATTCATAGAAATGGTTTTGGCGGTCTGATGGGACAAGCGAGGTTGAATACGTTCCGGATTTATGGCCAGGCAATGGAGAAGAAATGCGGTGGCAATGCCAATATCAGGTATGCTTGGTATGGTGCTTCCAAGGATGACATAGTTAAGATTGCTTCACATGGTTTTGGTCATTGTGGGATATCTCAGAATAATGGATTGTTTGGCGGCGGCGTTTATCTTTCACCGGATTATTCACCTTTGGAAAGGTAATCAACCTTTTGTTTATCACAGTTTCTTTCAGTGCGTCTCTTTCTCCAGTGTAATTGGTTTATGCCAATACTAACATCGTTATGTATAGTGCGTGCAACTCGGTAGTCGACAAGGACGGTCTGCGATATCTTCTCCTGAGTCGTGTTATATTGGGGAAGGCAGAGCTTGTGCAGATCGGTTCCGAGCAGTGTCACCCAAGTTCCGAAGAATTCGATTCAGCCGTCGATAATCTTTCAGCTCCTAGGAAATATATTGTGTGGAGTACCCACATGAATACTCATATTTTGCCTGAGTTTGTTATAAGTTTCAGAGCTCCGTCTTGCTTGGCAGGTCAGCAATTGGCCTTtgtttgtgtatgtgtgtttatGGATGTCCTTGACTGGGAAATTAGGGATTTATCTGTACGtataattttgtagagtttgcAAGGATTCCAAAACCATCGAGTGTTCCCACTTCACCTTGGGTTCCATTTCCAGTTCTAATTTCTGCACTTTCGAAGTTCTTACCACCTCACACCGTCTCGGTGATCAGCAAATATCATGAAGCTCACAAAGTAAGTACTCCAGATTGCACTTTTATCACAGGccacaaataat
It contains:
- the LOC121235325 gene encoding probable inactive poly [ADP-ribose] polymerase SRO5 isoform X1 — encoded protein: MENINGDQDQCRLALSPIGNMNSSPHGFQTTTSNSLSEQESDEQFGQTSVEDSESDTITDQEASVSDCESSVSGSPTEHFPVFDDLVRLAEGDRVYDLVKRRFVLGFASLGVQAKVVGIHRNGFGGLMGQARLNTFRIYGQAMEKKCGGNANIRYAWYGASKDDIVKIASHGFGHCGISQNNGLFGGGVYLSPDYSPLESACNSVVDKDGLRYLLLSRVILGKAELVQIGSEQCHPSSEEFDSAVDNLSAPRKYIVWSTHMNTHILPEFVISFRAPSCLAEFARIPKPSSVPTSPWVPFPVLISALSKFLPPHTVSVISKYHEAHKEKKISRNQLVLKLRQIAGDKLLIAIIKSFKSKELKTPTSLA
- the LOC121235325 gene encoding probable inactive poly [ADP-ribose] polymerase SRO5 isoform X2 encodes the protein MENINGDQDQCRLALSPIGNMNSSPHGFQTTTSNSLSEQESDEQFGQTSVEDSESDTITDQEASVSDCESSVSGSPTEHFPVFDDLVRLAEGDRVYDLVKRRFVLGFASLGVQAKVVGIHRNGFGGLMGQARLNTFRIYGQAMEKKCGGNANIRYAWYGASKDDIVKIASHGFGHCGISQNNGLFGGGVYLSPDYSPLESACNSVVDKDGLRYLLLSRVILGKAELVQIGSEQCHPSSEEFDSAVDNLSAPRKYIVWSTHMNTHILPEFVISFRAPSCLAGTQDPNQPCIKGGSDEVRVRMGSVI
- the LOC121235325 gene encoding probable inactive poly [ADP-ribose] polymerase SRO5 isoform X3, whose product is MENINGDQDQCRLALSPIGNMNSSPHGFQTTTSNSLSEQESDEQFGQTSVEDSESDTITDQEASVSDCESSVSGSPTEHFPVFDDLVRLAEGDRVYDLVKRRFVLGFASLGVQAKVVGIHRNGFGGLMGQARLNTFRIYGQAMEKKCGGNANIRYAWYGASKDDIVKIASHGFGHCGISQNNGLFGGGVYLSPDYSPLESACNSVVDKDGLRYLLLSRVILGKAELVQIGSEQCHPSSEEFDSAVDNLSAPRKYIVWSTHMNTHILPEFVISFRAPSCLAGKEDITKSTGTKTQTNSRR